The following are encoded in a window of Flavobacteriales bacterium genomic DNA:
- the rplO gene encoding 50S ribosomal protein L15 codes for MDLSRLKPAKGATKKEKRIGRGQGSGRGGTSTRGHKGAQSRSGYSSKRGFEGGQMPLVRRVPKFGFTNPTRVEYKGINLDTLRMLAEEKGLASIDPGVLRANGLLGRNDRLKVLGRGELQAALNITAHAFSATAKAAIEAKGGSAQVIATVAEKA; via the coding sequence ATGGACCTGAGCAGACTGAAGCCCGCCAAGGGGGCCACGAAGAAGGAGAAGCGCATCGGCCGCGGCCAGGGCAGCGGACGTGGTGGCACGAGCACGCGCGGCCACAAGGGCGCCCAGAGCCGCAGCGGCTACAGCAGCAAGCGTGGCTTCGAAGGCGGCCAGATGCCGCTGGTGCGTCGCGTTCCCAAGTTCGGCTTCACCAACCCCACCCGCGTGGAATACAAGGGCATCAACCTCGATACCCTGCGTATGCTGGCCGAGGAGAAGGGCCTTGCCTCCATCGATCCCGGCGTGCTGCGCGCCAATGGACTGCTGGGCAGGAACGATCGCTTGAAAGTGCTCGGCCGCGGCGAACTGCAGGCCGCGCTCAACATCACCGCGCACGCCTTCAGCGCAACGGCCAAGGCGGCCATTGAGGCCAAGGGCGGCAGTGCACAGGTCATCGCAACGGTAGCTGAGAAGGCATGA
- the rpmD gene encoding 50S ribosomal protein L30, with translation MSKLIITQTRSWIKCPKRQKDTLRALGLGRIGKRNELEGTPQVRGMVAKVHHLVSVQEA, from the coding sequence ATGAGCAAGCTCATCATCACGCAGACCCGCAGCTGGATCAAGTGCCCCAAGCGCCAGAAGGACACCCTTCGCGCCCTGGGCCTGGGCCGCATCGGCAAGCGCAACGAACTGGAAGGCACCCCGCAGGTGCGTGGCATGGTGGCCAAGGTGCACCACCTCGTATCCGTGCAGGAGGCCTGA
- the rpsE gene encoding 30S ribosomal protein S5, protein MSETNIKKVKSSDLELKDKLVALNRVTKVTKGGRTFTFAAIVVVGNENGVVGHGLGKAKEVQEAIAKGIDDAKKNLVKVPVAKGTIPHTQEGKFAGAKVLLKPAAHGTGVIAGGAMRAVLESVGVTDVLAKSKGSSNPHNVVKATIEALTSMRDANQVAMQRGVKLDKVFNG, encoded by the coding sequence ATGTCTGAGACGAACATCAAGAAGGTCAAGAGCAGCGATCTGGAGCTGAAGGACAAGCTCGTGGCGCTGAACCGCGTGACCAAGGTGACCAAGGGTGGCCGCACCTTCACCTTCGCCGCCATCGTGGTGGTGGGGAACGAGAACGGTGTCGTGGGCCATGGCCTGGGCAAGGCCAAGGAGGTGCAGGAGGCCATCGCCAAGGGCATCGACGACGCCAAGAAGAACCTGGTGAAGGTACCCGTGGCCAAAGGCACCATCCCCCACACGCAGGAGGGCAAATTCGCCGGCGCCAAGGTGCTGCTGAAGCCCGCCGCGCACGGTACCGGTGTGATCGCCGGTGGCGCCATGCGCGCCGTGCTGGAGAGCGTTGGCGTGACCGACGTGCTGGCCAAGAGCAAGGGCAGCAGCAACCCCCACAACGTGGTCAAGGCCACCATCGAGGCCCTCACCAGCATGCGCGACGCCAACCAGGTGGCCATGCAGCGCGGTGTGAAGCTCGACAAAGTGTTCAACGGATAA
- the rplR gene encoding 50S ribosomal protein L18, whose product MAFDRIARRLKIKQRVRRKVTGTTARPRLSVYRSNTGMYAQIIDDEEGRTLVSASSLKDKKATGVPKIEQAKLVGQAIAEKAKAAGIATVVFDRNGYLYHGRVKALAEAAREAGLNF is encoded by the coding sequence ATGGCATTCGACCGCATCGCACGCCGACTGAAGATCAAGCAGCGCGTTCGCCGCAAGGTGACGGGCACCACCGCGCGCCCGCGCCTCTCGGTATACCGGAGCAACACCGGCATGTACGCCCAGATCATCGATGACGAGGAGGGCCGCACCCTGGTTAGCGCCTCCTCGCTGAAGGACAAGAAGGCCACCGGCGTTCCCAAGATCGAGCAGGCCAAGCTCGTGGGCCAGGCCATCGCCGAGAAGGCCAAGGCCGCCGGTATCGCAACGGTGGTCTTCGACCGCAACGGATATCTCTATCATGGCCGGGTGAAAGCCCTGGCCGAAGCCGCCCGCGAAGCCGGCCTCAACTTCTGA
- the rplF gene encoding 50S ribosomal protein L6, with translation MSRIGKAPISLPKGVEITISDKNLVTVKGPKGTLAQAVDPDLKLKNEDGVITLERPSDAKPHRAKHGLYRALLANMVKGVSEGYVIEQELVGVGYRATTKGQQLQLALGFSHTVTLVLPAEVKVSAAQEKGKNPIIRLEGADKQLIGQVAAKLRSLRKPEPYKGKGVRFVGEQVRRKAGKAAGK, from the coding sequence ATGTCACGCATCGGAAAAGCACCCATCTCCCTGCCCAAGGGCGTGGAGATCACCATCAGCGACAAGAACCTGGTGACGGTGAAAGGCCCCAAGGGCACCCTGGCCCAGGCCGTGGACCCGGACCTGAAGCTGAAGAACGAGGACGGCGTCATCACCTTGGAGCGCCCCAGCGACGCCAAGCCGCACCGCGCCAAGCACGGCCTTTACCGTGCCCTGCTCGCCAACATGGTGAAGGGCGTGAGCGAAGGATACGTCATCGAACAGGAGCTGGTGGGCGTGGGCTACCGCGCCACCACCAAGGGCCAGCAACTGCAGCTGGCGCTTGGCTTCTCGCACACCGTCACCCTGGTGCTTCCGGCCGAGGTGAAGGTGAGCGCCGCCCAGGAAAAGGGCAAGAACCCGATCATCCGGCTCGAAGGGGCCGACAAACAACTCATCGGCCAGGTGGCCGCCAAGCTGCGCTCCCTGCGCAAGCCCGAGCCATACAAGGGCAAGGGTGTCCGCTTCGTGGGCGAGCAGGTTCGCCGCAAGGCAGGCAAGGCCGCCGGTAAATAA
- the rpsH gene encoding 30S ribosomal protein S8, giving the protein MTTDPIADYLTRMRNAIQARKKVVEVPASNLKKDITRILYDKGYILSWKTEEDGKQGIIKIALKYDPRTRQSAIRELTRVSTPGLRRYAHVQELPRVLNGLGVAIISTSRGVLTDKEARTLNVGGEVLCYVS; this is encoded by the coding sequence ATGACCACCGATCCCATCGCCGATTACCTGACCCGCATGCGCAACGCCATCCAGGCGCGCAAGAAGGTCGTGGAGGTGCCCGCGAGCAACCTGAAGAAGGACATCACGCGGATCCTCTACGACAAGGGCTACATCCTCTCCTGGAAGACCGAGGAGGACGGCAAGCAGGGCATCATCAAGATCGCCCTCAAGTACGATCCGCGCACCCGCCAGAGCGCCATCCGCGAACTCACGCGTGTGAGCACCCCGGGTCTGCGCCGTTACGCCCACGTGCAGGAACTGCCGCGCGTGCTCAACGGTCTTGGCGTGGCCATCATCTCCACCAGCAGGGGTGTGCTCACCGACAAGGAAGCGCGCACACTGAATGTGGGTGGTGAGGTATTGTGTTACGTAAGCTGA
- the rpsN gene encoding 30S ribosomal protein S14 has product MAKESMKARERKRARMVEKYAAKREALKKAGEWEKLQQLPANGSRVRMHNRCGISGRPKGYMRVFGISRNMFRLMALEGKIPGVTKSSW; this is encoded by the coding sequence ATGGCCAAGGAATCCATGAAAGCCCGCGAGCGCAAGCGCGCACGCATGGTGGAGAAGTACGCCGCCAAGCGCGAGGCGCTGAAGAAGGCCGGCGAGTGGGAGAAGCTCCAGCAGCTCCCCGCCAACGGCAGCCGCGTGCGCATGCACAACCGCTGCGGCATCAGCGGCCGCCCCAAGGGCTACATGCGCGTGTTCGGCATATCGCGGAACATGTTCCGTCTCATGGCCCTGGAGGGCAAGATCCCCGGGGTGACCAAGAGCAGCTGGTAA
- the rplE gene encoding 50S ribosomal protein L5 produces MSYVPRLRAKYQNEVAPKLQKEFGYTSPMQVPRILKVSLNQGLGSAVGDKKIVENAVAEMSIIAGQKAVPTVSKKDISNFKLRKGMPIGARVTLRGDRMFEFLDRLIAVSLPRTRDFRGVKASGFDGRGNFTFGVKEQIIFPEIDIDKVSRIQGMDITVVTSARTNEEAKALLTELGFPFSDKK; encoded by the coding sequence ATGAGCTACGTACCCCGGCTTCGCGCCAAATACCAGAACGAGGTGGCCCCCAAGCTCCAGAAGGAGTTCGGCTACACCAGTCCCATGCAGGTGCCCCGCATCCTGAAGGTCAGCCTCAACCAGGGGCTGGGCAGCGCCGTGGGCGACAAGAAGATCGTGGAGAACGCCGTGGCCGAGATGAGCATCATCGCCGGCCAGAAGGCCGTGCCCACCGTCTCCAAAAAGGACATCAGCAACTTCAAACTGCGCAAGGGCATGCCCATCGGCGCGCGTGTCACCCTGCGTGGCGACCGCATGTTCGAGTTCCTCGACCGCCTCATCGCCGTGAGCCTGCCCCGCACCCGTGACTTCCGCGGGGTGAAGGCCAGCGGCTTCGATGGCCGGGGCAATTTCACCTTCGGGGTGAAGGAGCAGATCATCTTCCCGGAGATCGACATCGACAAGGTGAGCAGGATCCAGGGCATGGACATCACCGTGGTGACCAGCGCCCGCACCAATGAGGAGGCCAAAGCACTGCTCACCGAGCTGGGCTTCCCCTTCTCCGACAAGAAGTAA
- the rplX gene encoding 50S ribosomal protein L24: MANKTHIKKGDLVKVLAGEDRGAQGRVLEVDRERCTAIIEGLNINKKHSKPTTANPQGGIIEKEGPIHISNLMLIDPKSGEATRVGRKEVEGRLARYSKRTGEVIK; encoded by the coding sequence ATGGCCAACAAGACGCACATCAAGAAAGGCGACCTGGTGAAGGTGCTCGCCGGTGAGGACCGCGGCGCGCAGGGTCGCGTGCTGGAGGTGGACCGCGAGCGTTGCACCGCCATCATCGAGGGTCTCAACATCAACAAGAAGCACAGCAAGCCCACCACCGCCAACCCCCAGGGAGGCATCATCGAGAAGGAGGGCCCCATCCACATCAGCAACCTGATGCTGATCGACCCCAAGAGTGGCGAAGCCACCCGCGTGGGCCGCAAGGAGGTGGAAGGCCGGCTTGCACGCTACAGCAAACGCACCGGTGAGGTGATCAAGTGA
- the rplN gene encoding 50S ribosomal protein L14, translated as MIQQESRLNVADNSGAKEVLCIRVLGGSGRRYARIGDTIVVSIKDAMPNGQTKKGTVHKAVVVRTRKETRRKDGSYIRFDDNAVVILDPAGEMKGTRIFGPVAKELREKKFMKIISLAPEVL; from the coding sequence ATGATCCAACAGGAATCCCGGCTGAACGTGGCCGACAACAGCGGCGCCAAGGAGGTGCTCTGCATCCGCGTGCTCGGTGGCAGCGGCCGCCGCTACGCCCGCATCGGCGACACCATCGTGGTATCCATCAAGGACGCCATGCCCAACGGCCAGACCAAGAAGGGCACCGTGCACAAGGCCGTGGTGGTGCGCACCCGCAAGGAGACCCGCCGCAAGGACGGCAGCTACATCCGCTTCGACGACAACGCGGTGGTGATCCTCGATCCCGCTGGCGAGATGAAGGGCACCCGCATCTTCGGCCCGGTGGCCAAGGAGCTGCGCGAGAAGAAGTTCATGAAGATCATCTCCCTGGCACCCGAAGTACTCTGA
- the rpsQ gene encoding 30S ribosomal protein S17 translates to MERNLRKERIGVVTSDKMDKSVTVVVERRVKHPKYGKFVKLSSKFMAHDEKGEAHVGDTVRIMETRPISKLKRWRLVEVIERAK, encoded by the coding sequence ATGGAACGCAACCTGCGCAAGGAGCGCATCGGCGTCGTCACCAGCGACAAGATGGACAAGAGCGTCACCGTCGTGGTGGAGCGCCGCGTGAAACACCCCAAGTACGGCAAGTTCGTGAAGCTCTCCAGCAAGTTCATGGCGCACGACGAGAAGGGCGAGGCGCACGTGGGCGACACGGTGCGCATCATGGAGACCCGGCCCATCAGCAAGCTGAAGCGCTGGCGCCTCGTGGAAGTGATCGAACGGGCCAAGTAA